Within the Hypericibacter adhaerens genome, the region CCATGCGCAGCCTCTGCCCGCTGCAGAAGCGCGTCGGCATGGTGCTGGCGCGGCCCTCGCGCCGCGCGACCGCCCTGCAATCGGGCCGGCCCGAATGGAACATCCACGAGGACGGTCCGGAATCGGCCGTGATCTTCGGCTATCGCGAGCATCTCATGCTCTATTTCATGGCCGACGACGCGCCGCTCGTCTGCGGCCATTTTCTCTTCAGCGAGCTGGCCTACACCGCCTTCGGCCATCGCTACCGTTTCGTCTCGGTGCTGCGCAACCCCTTGGACCGGCTGGTCTCGAACTATGCCGATGCGCGGCTCGGCAACTATATCGACATGCCCTTCGGGGACTATCTCGACTCCGAGGTGGGCTGGCGCCACGCGACCGTGATGCTGCGCTATTTCAGCGGCCAGGCTGCGATCCCGCGCTCAGGTGTCGACGCGGCGATGACGGCCGCGCGCGCCAATCTCGAG harbors:
- a CDS encoding sulfotransferase family 2 domain-containing protein, whose translation is MSSSPSPDLPPALPPLLRHGLNPDPEAPPFARRNYERLRLYLARALRSVSRPLAYNCCYMHVPKCAGTSVTDAMRSLCPLQKRVGMVLARPSRRATALQSGRPEWNIHEDGPESAVIFGYREHLMLYFMADDAPLVCGHFLFSELAYTAFGHRYRFVSVLRNPLDRLVSNYADARLGNYIDMPFGDYLDSEVGWRHATVMLRYFSGQAAIPRSGVDAAMTAARANLEKFALVGFTDRMPAFAEGFAKVFGAKLHLHHMRPGRFEKPKIDDGARARMEQLCAGDLEFYEHARRRFAP